CAGCCATATCAACCTTGCCTTGGTTTTTTCCTAGGGCGATATATAAGTTATCAAGCGCATTGAGCTGCTCATTACACGAAGCATTACATTTATTGGAGTAATTAAGCGCAATTGTCCATTGCTTAGGGTTATGTTGCTGCCAGTTTTCAAGCTTTACTTCGTGCTGTAAAAACTCGCCATTATTGGTAATAGCGCTAGGCAACCAGTCTAGTTTTAGCGCACCGTATGCGAGTACTAGCGGTACAGCGCAACATACAACAAACAAAACTAAAGGATTATTTTTCATTGTTAGTCCTCTTTTTACTGGCAAAAATGGCCACCACTACACAGGCTAAGGCTATTAAAAACCATTGCACTGCATACGCTTGGTGCTTTTGCGGACTCATCACCACCGCTTTGTAATGCGGTATAGCTAGCGCATCTCCAGCACCTTGACGATAAGCCATAAAATTAAATAACGATTGATTACTCTGCTCACTTAGCTTTTGTAAATCTATTGATTGAATTCGTTTTTGAAGGTCTTGTTTTGTCGAATTGGTTTGTAAGTTAAAGCTCGTTAGATTTTGCTCTTTTATCTGCGCTTTAAACGTAATATTACGTTTAGGAAGTTGGATGTTCGGTAATTCGCTGCGTGAAATAGGCGCTTTTACCCACCCTAAATTAACGAGTAAAGCATCACTTGCTTGGCTTGGCTTAAATAAAACCAATAAATCGTAACCGACTTGCCCTTGGTAAACTTGGTTATCTAAAAGCCAGTATTGCTGATTTATTATTTTTCCGACAAGCTCAACCACTACACCTGTTTTATTCCACTTTGTAGGCATGGCCTGTAATTGCCCCCAGCTCATTACACCTTGGGTTTGCATTTTAGCTATAGCTGTTAGCTGTTGCTGCTTTTGCTCAGCCCTTGCTAATTGCCAATACCCTAAACGTACACATACCAGCACCACAGCTACCACAACGCAAAGTGCGATAAATGAGCTAAGCTTTTGTTTACGCC
The genomic region above belongs to Pseudoalteromonas sp. MM1 and contains:
- a CDS encoding SURF1 family protein produces the protein MQLILRRKQKLSSFIALCVVVAVVLVCVRLGYWQLARAEQKQQQLTAIAKMQTQGVMSWGQLQAMPTKWNKTGVVVELVGKIINQQYWLLDNQVYQGQVGYDLLVLFKPSQASDALLVNLGWVKAPISRSELPNIQLPKRNITFKAQIKEQNLTSFNLQTNSTKQDLQKRIQSIDLQKLSEQSNQSLFNFMAYRQGAGDALAIPHYKAVVMSPQKHQAYAVQWFLIALACVVVAIFASKKRTNNEK